The genomic segment TCGCGCATCATCTCGTACGTGTATGTGTTCGCGGGCGGATCGTCGATCGTGAAAACGGCGACGCCGTCCTCGGCCGCGTATCGAATCAGCGTGTCAGCCATGAATCCCTTCCTCTGAGAAACCGTTCCGAAGATGAAGTCTGAAGATTGCTGGAGGCCTTCCCACGGGCGTTCCGGGACCCGGGGCTGTCCCGGCGTCCGGTGGAGGGGCAAACTATCCCCGCTCCCACCCGACGGACAGTGAGTTTTGCGCCACGGTCTCGGCCGCCGGAAGCGCAACGCGCGGATCGTCCGGGGTGTCGTGAGCACAGCGTTCATGCGGCCGCCCGCGCCGCGCCTCGCGCCCCCGGCCGACCCGGTCCGGGCATGGTCCGAGCAGGGAGGAGATTCGGCTTGAAGCACGGGATGACCGCCGCAACCGCATGCTGAGACGCTCCGGGCTCGGCGTCCTGTTCGGGACGGTGATGGTGGACATGATGGGCTTCGGCATCGTGCTCCCGCTCCTCCCCTTCTACGCCGAGGAACTGGGCGCTTCGCCGCGCTGGGTCACCCTCATCATTGCCTCGTTCTCCATCACGCAACTCGTGTCGGCGCCGATATGGGGCAGGTTCTCCGACCGCGTGGGACGCCGCCGCCTCCTCCTCATCGGGCTGCTGGCGTCGGCGCTCTCGTACCTCCTGTTCGCGCTCGCGGACAACCTGTGGCTCCTCCTCATATCGCGTGCAACGGCGGGCGCCGCCGGCGGGACGCTCGGGATCGCGCAGGCATACGTCGCGGACTCCACGGAGGGTGAGGAACGGGCCCGGGGCCTCGGCTTCATCGGGGCCGCGTCCGGCCTCGGGATCATGCTCGGACCGGCGATCGGCGGGTTCTTCAGCCGCTTCGGGCTCGGGGCGCCCGGCTACGTGGCCGGCGGGCTGTGCCTGCTGAACCTGATGGCTGCGATGGTTCTGCTGCCGGAGTCGCGGCACTTCCGCTCCGGCCGGGCCGACGCGTCGAAGGGGGAGGCCGCGACCGTCGGCATGTGGCTGGACTCACTGACGCGGTTTCCGCTGTGGTTGCTCCTCGCGGTGTATTTCCTGACGCTCGCCTGCTTCACCTCGATGACGTCGGTTCTGGCCTTGTACACCGAACGCGTGTTCGCGATGACGGCGGCGGACATGGGCCTCGTGTTCACGCTGGCGGGCGGCGTCACCGTGATCGTGCGCGGCGGGCTCGTGGGTCGGATCGTGAAGCGGTTCGGCGAACCGAACACCGTGCGCGCCGGGTGCGCGCTGCTCGCCCTGGGCGTTGGCGCCATCCCCTTCCTGGCCGACCGCTGGCAACTCTGGCTTCTCGTGCCGAGCTGGGCGGCGGCCACGGGGCTGATCTTTCCGGCGCTCCACGCGCTGATTTCGCGGAACACGGACGAGCACTCGCAGGGGTCCGTGTTCGGCGGAAGCCAGTTGGCCGGGGGGACGGGCCGCGTGCTGGCGCCGCTGGCTGCGGGCCACCTGTTCGAGTTGTATTCGATCCAAAGCCCGTTCCTCGTCGGGGCCGCGGCATCCGCCGTCGCCCTGTGGCTGGCCCTCCGGATCCCGGCCCCGCGCGATCCCAAGATGGAAGAAGAACTCGATCCCACCGACCGCTGGACAGGCCCGGTCGCCGCACACGAACCGCGCGACCAGCCGGACACCAAGTCGCCGTGAACCGGTCTGTTCCCCGAGCGGCCGGCGAGGTCGGAGAGACGCATCGCTTTCCCGAGCAGGCCCAGTTCGTGTCCCTGCGCGTGAGCGAAGTGTCCGCGCTGCTCGTCCGGCCGCCGGAGCCGCGCGCCATGCTCGCCTTCGCGCACGGGGCCGGGGCGGGGATCGAGCACCCGTTCATGGCGGACATGGCGCAGCGGCTGGCGGGGCGGGGGATCGCGTCGTTTCGCTACCACTTCCCCTACATGGAGGCGCGGGCGCTCTCCGGCCGCCGCCGGCCCCCCGACCGCCCGGCGGTTCTCGTCGAAACGGTGCGGGCCGCCGTCGCGAAGGCCGCCGCCCTGGCCGACGGGCTGCCGTTGCTGGCGGGCGGCAAGTCGATGGGCGGCCGCATGACCTCGACCGCCGCCGCCGAGACACCGCTGCCGGGCGTGCGCGGTCTCGTCTTCTTCGGGTTCCCGCTCCATGCGCCCGGCCGTGCGGAGCGCGCCGCCGAGCGGGCGGCCCACCTGAACGGAGTCACGGTGCCGATGCTCTTCCTGCAGGGGACCCGCGACGCCCTCGCCCGCTGGGATCTGATCGAACAGACGTGCGCCGCGCTCGACCCGCTCGCCACGCTGCACCGGCTCGAGGACGCCGACCACTCCTTCCGCGTCCTCAAGCGCAGCGCCCGCACGAACGAGGAAGTGGCCGACGAGGTGGCCGCAAGCGTGGCCGCATGGGCCAACCGGCCCGGTCCCGAGGAGTAGCCGGCGACGGCACTGTTTCTGAGTGGAGGAGGTTCGGATGCGCGTGCGCGTACTTGGGTGGGTGGCGGTTGCGGGGGCGGTCGCGGCCTGCGGAGGTCCGGCGCCGGTGGGCGAAGCGTTTCTCACCCGCGCGGAGCGAACGGAGTACCGGGAGACGAGTTCGTACGCCGATGTCGTGGACTTCCTGGAGCGGGCCGCGGCGCGCGATGGCTCGGTCCACTACACGACCTACGGCTATACGAACGAGGGACGGCCGATCCCCATGGTCGTGGTGGGCGACGTGGAAGATCCGAGTCCGGCGTCCGTCAGCGCTTCGGGAAAGACGGTCGTCTACCTCCAGGGCAACATCCATGCCGGCGAGGTGTGCGGGAAGGAGGCGCTGCAGATGCTGCTGCGCGACCTCCTCGCCGGGCGTCACCGCGAGTGGCGGGAGTCGATGGTCCTCCTCATCGCGCCGATCTACAACGCGGACGGCAACGAACGGGTGCTTCTCACGAACCGCGGCCGTCAGCACGGGCCGGTCGGAGGGATGGGCCAGCGGCCGAACGCGCAGGGCTACGACCTGAACCGCGACCACATGAAGCTCGACTCGCCGGAGGCGCGGTCGGTGGCGCGGCTGTTCGGCGCGTACGATCCGCACGTGGCCGTCGACCTGCACACGACGAACGGGACGCAGCACGCCTACCACCTCACGTACTCGCCTCCGCTACACCCGAACACGCCGGCGGAGATCGACGGTTTCCTGAGGGAGGGGCTGTTCCCCCACGTGACCGGGGAGATCCGGGAGAAGTACGGCTGGGAGTACTACTACTACGGGAACGCGTTCGCGCGCGGCGGGGAGGCGCCCGGCTGGTACACCTTCGACCACCGGCCGCGCTTCAACAACAACTACATCGGTCTCCGCAACCGGATCGCGATCCTGAGCGAAGCCTACTCCTACGCGAGTTTCGAGGAGCGCGTGCTCGCGACGCTCTACTTCGTGGAGGAGATCCTCGAATACGTCCATGAGCACGCGGGGGAGGTGCGGCGCATCGTCGCCGATGCCGATGCCGCCGCGGTGACGGGCGACTCGCTCGCGCTGCGCGCCGTCCCCCAGCGCTCGGCCACGCCGGTCGACATCCTCATGGGCGCCACCGTCGAGGAGGTGCACCCCCTCACCGGGCGCCCGCTGCTCTTGCGCGCGGACACGCAGTACGTCGAGACGATGTACGAGTACGGCACGTTCGAACCGACGTTGCTGGAGCGCGTGCCGGAGGCCTATCTGATTCCTGCGGATCTGGGCGATGTCCTGACCCGGCTCGCCGCGCATGGAGTCGGACTCGAACCGGCGCGGGCGTCGCCCCTCGAGGTGGAGGCGTTCCGGATCGACTCGGTGCAGACGGCCGAGCGGCCGTTCCAGGGCCGTAACGAGCAGACGCTGTTCGGCCGTTACGAGGCGGCCCGGGTCACCCCGACCCCGGGAGACATGCTGGCGCGGACGGACCGGCCGCTCGGACGCCTGCTGTTCAGCCTGGTGGAGCCGCAGTCGGACGACGGCTTTGCGAACTGGGGCTTCCTCGCGGACCGGCTGCGCCCCGGCGAGGTCTATCCCATCCTCCGCGTCCCCGGCTAAACGCCTTCCCAGCCCTCCGCTTCGCGCCGCAGCAACAGCTCCGTCTGGCTGCGATCCCGCTGGGGCACGTCGTGGCAGCGGCGGCAGCGCGCCTCGTAGGACTCGGCGCCTCCTACCACGGGCTGCCGCCGCACTCAAGGGTCGACGCGACGCGAAAGAAATGATATCATCTGGATATGTCATATGATACTACAGGGAAGTCCGACCCTTCGGGCCGCTTCGTCCTGCGCATCGACCCCGGCCTCCACGGTGCGCTGCGGACGGCCGCGCGGGACGCGTCTCTGTCGCTCAACGAGTACTGCGCCCGCAAGCTGGCGTCGCCGGGCGCCGCGCCGGATCCCGAGGCTTCGGGGTTGATCGAACGCGCGGCCCGGCTGCTTGGGGAATCGCTGGTCGGCGTCGTCGCGTTCGGCTCCTGGGTGCGCGGCGAGAGCGGGGCGGCCTCCGACTTCGATGTCCTGCTGATCGTCGAGGAACGTCTCCCGATCACGCGGGAGCTGTACGGGCGGTGGGACCGCGAGCCGGCGCTCTACTGGCGCGGCCACGAGGTCGAGCCACACTTTGTCCACCTGCCGCCCAAGGGAGCCGTGCCTTCCGGCACGTGGGCGGAGGTGGCGACCGACGGACTCGTCCTGCACGAACGGGGTTGGTCGGTGTCGGAACGGCTCGCGGATGTCCGGCGCATGATATCGGCGGGCCGGATCTCGCGCCGCCTCCTTCACGGGCAGCCGTACTGGGTTCGGGCCGGTTGATGCGCAACGTAGAGCTTGCCGAGGACTATCTCCGGCGCGCGAAACTTCGGCTCAAGGCCCTGGACGTGTTGTTCGAGGGGGAGGGCTGGCCGGATGTGGTTCGGGAATCGCAGGAGATTCTGGAACTGGCGCTCAAGGGGCTGCTGCGCTGGTGCGGCGTCGACCCGCCCCGCGTGCACGATGTGTCCGGCGTCCTGCTCGCGGAGAAGGACAGGTTACCCGAGGACCTGATCGGCGAGGCCGAGGCACTGGCGGCCGCGTCCCGCCACCTCCGCCGGGACCGCGAACTTGCGTTCTACGGAGCGGAGGATCTCACGCCGACCGGCTTCTATTCGAGAACCGACGCGGAGGCCGCCCGCGCCGCCGCTCGCCGCGCCGTCGAGGCTGTGTATCCGCACGTAATGGGAAGCCACCGGTAGCACCACCAGGAAGTGGTTCGGCGACGACATCTACGAGTTCCCGCTGCGCCGCACGTTCCGCTGACGACGTCGGGAAGGGGAGTGCGCCAGGGTGACTTCCCGCAGGTAGGCGGCGATCCCCCGCTGGCGGTCCCACTGCCTCGGATATCCCAGAGAGACCTCCTGGAAGGGCACGCCATCCAGCCAATGCGTGTCCCGGATGTGAAGGTGGCCGTACACCACCGCGCACGCGTTGAACCGGCGGTGCCAGCCCCGCGTCCGGCGGGTCCCGCACCACGGGGTGAAGCGGGGAATCCGCGGCAGCACGGCGTGTTGTTCCTCGAGCGGATAGTGATTGACCAGGAGCTTCGGAAGGTCGGCCGGATGCGACGCGAGCCGGGCGGCAGCGTCCTCGCAGCGGGCGGCGCACCAGGAGTCCCGATCCGGCCACGGGTCGGGATGCAGCATCACTTCGTCGGAGCAGACCGCGCGGGTTTCCCGAGCCCACCGAACCACCTCGTCGCGCCGGACGTGCCCGGGTCGAAAGCTGTAGTCGTAGAGCAGGAACAGCGGCGCGATCAGCACCGGCCCGTCCCGCAGTTCCACCACCGGGTAGGGATCTTCCGGAGTGAGAACGCCGTGGGTGCGGGCGATCCCGACGAGGTGCTCGTAGAGGGCGACGCCGCGGAGCCCGGGAGGCGCATCCGGGATCGTCCAGAGTTCGTGGTTTCCGGGGACCCAGACGACCTGCCGGAACTTCGGCGTCAGTTGGGCAAGGCACCATTCGAGTCGCTGCGCGCCGTGGGTCACGTCGCCGGCCAGGATCAGCCAGTCGTCGGGAAAGGCGGGCAGATTCTCTAACGCCTCCCGGTTCTCCGCATGGGAGACGTGCAGGTCGGACAAGGCCCATAAACGCAACGGATCACCGTCGGCGACAAGGTGGGGGAGCATCTGCGCGCATATCGACGGGATCGTACGCCGGGGGACGGTGTGGGGACAGGAGGAGCAGGAGAGGTGAGGCTCACCGGGACCTGATGTTCCCGCGGGACGCTCCCTCTCCGGCGCCGAGAAGCGTGCTGTCATAATGAAGCCGATTTACCTACATTCCGCCGTCATCGAGAGTTGACGCAGGAGGAGCACACGTGGGAGCACTTACGATTCGGAACGTGGACGACGATGTGATCGCCGCGCTCAAGAGGCAGGCGAAGGCCAACCATCGCTCTCTGGAGGGCGAACTGCGGCACCTGCTCGCCCGCCACGCGGTCCCCAAGCCCACGCTCGGCGTCGTGCGCGAGCGTGCCCGGATGGCGGCCGGTTACGAGGTGACGCCGAACGTCCCGAACACCGCCCCCGAGGCGGCGGATCCCCGGACCGGCGGCGGAGCGTGGCTGGGCGCCATGAGCGACGTGGGTGAGATCGTCGGCGACATCCTCTCTCCGGCGATGGATCCCTCCGAGTGGACCGCGCTTCGCTCGGAGGCCGCCGATCCGAGCGACGGTCGGACGCGGTGAAGCTGCTCCTCGATACCCACATCTGGCTCTGGAGCCTGCTGGATCCGGATCGGCTCTCCCGCCGGGCCCGCCGCGAACTGACCGAGCCGGCGAACACCCTGGCGTTGTCGCCCGTGAGCGTCTGGGAAGCATTGGTGCTCGCCGAGAAGGGACGCGTGCTCCTCAAGCCGGATCCCTGGAGCTGGATCCGTACGGCCCTGACCGTACGGCCCATGACCGAAATCCCGCTGACGTTCGACATCGCGTTCGGTAGCCGCAGCATCCGCCTCGGCCAGGGTGATCCGGCCGACCGCTTCATCGCGGCCACCGCCATGGTGCACGATCGCACCCTGGTCACGGCGGACGCGTCGTTACTCGCGTGTCCCGACATCAAGGCGATGCCCGGCGTCTGACCGGCGGAGCGGCCTTCGCTGCTCGCTACGGATCGCGCGCCAGAGACCTGAGCAGTCCGGCGATCATGAACAGCAACACGACGCTCACGGGCAGGGCGGCGGCTATGGCGGCCGTCTGCAGAGCCTGGAGGCCATCGGCGAGCAGCAGCACGGCGGCCACCGCGCCCACGCCGAGCCCCCAAACGATGCGGAAACGCCGCGGCGGGTGAGGGTCGCCCATGCTCAGGAAGGTGGTGATGACCAGGGTGCCGGAGTCCGAAGAAGTGACGAACCAGGTCGCCACGAGGACGGTGGCCATGGCGGACATGGCCCAGGCGAGCCAGCCGGTGTCGCTCATCCGGTCGATCGTCGCATAGAGCGCGGCTTCGTAGTTCCCGCCCCGGACCAGTTCCATGATCCCCGCCGTGCCGGCGCCGCCCGGGGCGGTGAGTTCCAGGTGGATGGCGTTGCCGCCGAAGACTCCGAACCACACCAGCGCCAGGCCCGTCGGGACGATGAGCACGCCCAGGACGAACTCGCGCAGGGTGCGCCCGCGGGAGATGCGGGCGATGAACGTGCCGACGAAGGGCGCCCAGGAGATCCACCAGCCCCAGTAGAAGATCGTCCAGGCGTTCTGCCAGGCGGCC from the Candidatus Palauibacter australiensis genome contains:
- a CDS encoding M14 family zinc carboxypeptidase, which codes for MRVRVLGWVAVAGAVAACGGPAPVGEAFLTRAERTEYRETSSYADVVDFLERAAARDGSVHYTTYGYTNEGRPIPMVVVGDVEDPSPASVSASGKTVVYLQGNIHAGEVCGKEALQMLLRDLLAGRHREWRESMVLLIAPIYNADGNERVLLTNRGRQHGPVGGMGQRPNAQGYDLNRDHMKLDSPEARSVARLFGAYDPHVAVDLHTTNGTQHAYHLTYSPPLHPNTPAEIDGFLREGLFPHVTGEIREKYGWEYYYYGNAFARGGEAPGWYTFDHRPRFNNNYIGLRNRIAILSEAYSYASFEERVLATLYFVEEILEYVHEHAGEVRRIVADADAAAVTGDSLALRAVPQRSATPVDILMGATVEEVHPLTGRPLLLRADTQYVETMYEYGTFEPTLLERVPEAYLIPADLGDVLTRLAAHGVGLEPARASPLEVEAFRIDSVQTAERPFQGRNEQTLFGRYEAARVTPTPGDMLARTDRPLGRLLFSLVEPQSDDGFANWGFLADRLRPGEVYPILRVPG
- a CDS encoding metallophosphoesterase — encoded protein: MRLWALSDLHVSHAENREALENLPAFPDDWLILAGDVTHGAQRLEWCLAQLTPKFRQVVWVPGNHELWTIPDAPPGLRGVALYEHLVGIARTHGVLTPEDPYPVVELRDGPVLIAPLFLLYDYSFRPGHVRRDEVVRWARETRAVCSDEVMLHPDPWPDRDSWCAARCEDAAARLASHPADLPKLLVNHYPLEEQHAVLPRIPRFTPWCGTRRTRGWHRRFNACAVVYGHLHIRDTHWLDGVPFQEVSLGYPRQWDRQRGIAAYLREVTLAHSPSRRRQRNVRRSGNS
- a CDS encoding dienelactone hydrolase family protein — its product is MSLRVSEVSALLVRPPEPRAMLAFAHGAGAGIEHPFMADMAQRLAGRGIASFRYHFPYMEARALSGRRRPPDRPAVLVETVRAAVAKAAALADGLPLLAGGKSMGGRMTSTAAAETPLPGVRGLVFFGFPLHAPGRAERAAERAAHLNGVTVPMLFLQGTRDALARWDLIEQTCAALDPLATLHRLEDADHSFRVLKRSARTNEEVADEVAASVAAWANRPGPEE
- a CDS encoding MFS transporter, with the protein product MLRRSGLGVLFGTVMVDMMGFGIVLPLLPFYAEELGASPRWVTLIIASFSITQLVSAPIWGRFSDRVGRRRLLLIGLLASALSYLLFALADNLWLLLISRATAGAAGGTLGIAQAYVADSTEGEERARGLGFIGAASGLGIMLGPAIGGFFSRFGLGAPGYVAGGLCLLNLMAAMVLLPESRHFRSGRADASKGEAATVGMWLDSLTRFPLWLLLAVYFLTLACFTSMTSVLALYTERVFAMTAADMGLVFTLAGGVTVIVRGGLVGRIVKRFGEPNTVRAGCALLALGVGAIPFLADRWQLWLLVPSWAAATGLIFPALHALISRNTDEHSQGSVFGGSQLAGGTGRVLAPLAAGHLFELYSIQSPFLVGAAASAVALWLALRIPAPRDPKMEEELDPTDRWTGPVAAHEPRDQPDTKSP
- a CDS encoding HEPN domain-containing protein — its product is MRNVELAEDYLRRAKLRLKALDVLFEGEGWPDVVRESQEILELALKGLLRWCGVDPPRVHDVSGVLLAEKDRLPEDLIGEAEALAAASRHLRRDRELAFYGAEDLTPTGFYSRTDAEAARAAARRAVEAVYPHVMGSHR
- a CDS encoding type II toxin-antitoxin system VapC family toxin, with the protein product MKLLLDTHIWLWSLLDPDRLSRRARRELTEPANTLALSPVSVWEALVLAEKGRVLLKPDPWSWIRTALTVRPMTEIPLTFDIAFGSRSIRLGQGDPADRFIAATAMVHDRTLVTADASLLACPDIKAMPGV
- a CDS encoding toxin-antitoxin system HicB family antitoxin, translating into MSYDTTGKSDPSGRFVLRIDPGLHGALRTAARDASLSLNEYCARKLASPGAAPDPEASGLIERAARLLGESLVGVVAFGSWVRGESGAASDFDVLLIVEERLPITRELYGRWDREPALYWRGHEVEPHFVHLPPKGAVPSGTWAEVATDGLVLHERGWSVSERLADVRRMISAGRISRRLLHGQPYWVRAG